Within Vespa velutina chromosome 8, iVesVel2.1, whole genome shotgun sequence, the genomic segment GTTGTTGACCATATTCACCGCGTGCGTATAGAAACGAATAAAGTcttggaattaaaaaaaaaaaaaaaaaaaaaaaaaaaaaaaaaaaaaaaaaaaaaaaataagtaaaggagagggaaaaaaagtaaatcggGGGAAAGAAATGTAATGATCCTATCTTGAAGAGGGATTAATGGAAAGACGAATTCATTAAAGAGCAAATAATGAAGGTTATGCAGTTCTGCGCTCGACTATTGAaattcctttctcctttctttctgctATTTAATATTGcccattaaatatttctatcggTCGGTCGTAAATCTTTGACTAGAGCAATTAGAAGATTAGTACAAATATCATcccaattaattattattttaccttggtgaaaattttttaattaaaataataataatcggaatgaggaaaggaataaaaaataaaattagaactGATCGAAAGTGTTTGTTTttgtgttaataaaataaaatatattttacattaataataacaatatacaaATAAGAGTATAAACGTTTAAAGTTTATTCTTGTTATCTTCTTTGTATGGATGAGTAGCTATCCAGTCGAGAGCACGTTGAATGGCGGCAGGAATTGGTTGGGTCGGTGGTGGTGTTGGCAAATGGGAACCCTCGAAAACGGCACCATTTTCGTTAGCCAGCCATCCAAGATTGACCTTTGTACCATCCGGAGCTGTCCAAGCAGCTGATCCCTGAACTTCCTCGGCTTCGTCCTTCGAACCGACATTCTTCAAACTACCCTGTTCTTCAACGGTTATACCATTAGCGGTTTCCCATTTCGCGTAAAAACTACCATCCGGGCTGATGTCTTGTGATTGACGTACAATGGCAATCGGTTCATTTGCCGCCATTACCATTGTCGCTAACAAACTCAAAAGGATAATCTTGCCTGTCATTTTCTATCTGAAAGTGAAAAATTAATGtctctagtttttttttctttttctttttttttctttcatttaatttaatgtaatttaatttaatttaattaaatttcttattctcttcttttctttcgcttttttttttctatcgcgtttttcttcctttcctttttctttttccttctttttccatcgTCACAAAAAGTTCTTctcataattatataagtgATCATAAATTGTTGACAATTCTATTGAAATGGttgtaatgaaaagaaaaagaaaaagattttaaataactttttgaTGATTATTGTACgacaattattattcgatattgtCTTTGCGATTAGTTACGTGCAAGTCCAATGATTTATGTACTAATTcgaatatgaattaaaaagtatCTATCTTTGATGCGATTTGAAAATGTCAAAGCTGACGTATCGAATAGTGATCAATTGTCGGTAAAACGCAAGAGATACCTTTATTACTTCACTTCAGTTTCATGTGGACACCACCGGTTGGACGTTACTGACGATGATTTAACCGCAGCGCCCacct encodes:
- the LOC124951352 gene encoding endocuticle structural glycoprotein SgAbd-8-like; protein product: MTGKIILLSLLATMVMAANEPIAIVRQSQDISPDGSFYAKWETANGITVEEQGSLKNVGSKDEAEEVQGSAAWTAPDGTKVNLGWLANENGAVFEGSHLPTPPPTQPIPAAIQRALDWIATHPYKEDNKNKL